The genomic window AGGGGAGGAAGGACAGGACGTGCCAGAAGTGCATAGAGAGATGGCGCCTGAAGGGAGGGGGCTAGCAGAATCCCCTCCCCTGCTGTCCCCCAGGACCAGGAGGGCCTTAAAAAGGCAGACACAGTGACATTTCTGAGTAGGAGAAGTTGCAGGTTGCCTGTGCTCTTGCCATCAGACAAAGGTACTTACGTTTGCATGCAGGCACGGTCCCATCATTGCTCCAACTTAGAGCACAAGCCTGCAAAGGGGTGCCAGCTACCTAGCTACCAggcgcatgtgtgtgcatgtttagtGTGCTTCAGGAGCTACTGTTAAGTTTGTGCTGCTTGTTTGCCCTTCTTGGGCTGTGTGTGCTCTGGACAGtcacttcatttttttatttattttaacggTTTAAAAAATGCCGCCCACGTCTCTTACACACATTCAGATTAACACTTTGGTGCTGCCGTACCTGTAGTTTCTTTAATCTTGGGGATCCTGTGACATCCATCTCTCAACGTGCCGAAGAGTGGGTCAGCGGAATTGACTGTGGGATGCATAACAGGCACTGCCATTCTGTGGCACACAGTTTCAGGCTGCTGGTGCAGCTCCTTGTATGTTGCTCCGTGGCTGGAGAGCATGGCGGCTCTTTCGTCTGCCGGAATAATGTAGCTGAGGCCCTTTCCTGCCGAGTCAGGGATAATGTGCTTCGCGTCCGAGGTGCAAAGATGAGATTCGACCGGGGTTCCGCACGTGCTGCTGCCTGTGCTGCACCCTGCGTCCACTGAGGAGCACTGCGAGCTTTGCAGAGAAAAGTGGCCTTCGCTCTGCAGGGATGACATGCGCTTAGCTAGGTGATACTCACACAATCTAGTcatgctctgctctgcttccggAAGCTTTGGGAGGTGGCCATCGCCAGGTGAATTAGCATCTTCGGAGTCATTGCGCTCCTTGGGTGAAGAGAGAGTAGTCACATCTGAAACAAAATGTTCATCTGGCCCGTGCCCTAAAGCCCCACTAGGACTAATCTCAGGGTGCATTTCCTCTTTACAGTCCACCTCTGTTTTCCCAAGGCTTGAAACTCTTGGAACTGCCTTTCCTTTCACCGTTTCTGAATTTGGCTTCTCTGCCGCTCCCTCATCTGAAGCAGCATACCATCTTTGGCCATCCTTGCGAAAGGCAGTTCTTTCCACATTAAAAGTGCTTATGCGCTGACCCTCTCTTGAGGAGAGAGTGCTGACTTTGCCCTTTTGCTCATCGGCTTCTGTCTTTTTAGCCCCCGGCTGTTTTTTCATAACAACATTGCCATCAGGGGTTGCTTTCCCTTCCCCTTCGGCCGCCTTATTTTTCCGTTTCGTAGTGCAAGAATATATCACGGACCCCATGTGCAGCTTGCTGAAATATTCAGTAACGGACTTTGTTTCCATGGTTTCCGGTTCCATCTCCATGTTGTCTGAATGGAGAATCTGCTTGGAAGGCACAACTTTTGACTGTAGCTCTGCAACTTGCTGATTGGCTGAGGACTGTACGGATTTCAGCAGCAGCCCTCCAGCCTGGCTCTTGGTGATGGAGAACTCAGCCTGCTGCTCCACAAGTGGTTGATAACCTTCGTTCGTGGGCAAAAACAGGCGCGTGGCATTTTCAGACAGCTTCTGTGCTGTGGCCAATTCAGAAGTTTCAGTCATTTCGGAAGAGTTAGTCTCATTGCCAGAATCTGAGGATGATTCGGGGCTATATGCTCTCAAGATGGCTACACCTGCATGCCGTAAAAAATAAGAGCCAGTTAATGAAATCACGTCAGGCACTTCAATATACCgataaggaaaaaaaatatggattgttttaagtttttttaaaaaaatggttctaGCATACTGATTCACATATTGCATAGTTTCCAAGAAAGGCAACTTAACATTATGGTAGTTCTATCACATGGAATGTGTAGGTGatggaggaaaaacaaaaacaaaaactaataaTGAAATGTTTCCAAAAAAATGGGCTAATGATGAAAAGGCTAAATGGTGAAAATGGATGAAATGGTATGGTTTGTTTCAGTGAATAAACGTAACAGTGGTGTAAGAACCTGAGTTGTCATTTGTCTGTTGTTCCTCGGAAGCAGCCAAGGCCTCCAGTGCTTGAAGAGTAGAAACCACAGCATCATCCAGACCCTTTTCAGATTTCCCTTCAGTATTTGTAGGAACAGCATCAATAAGCGACACTGGAATATCATCACTCCCTGCATTATTAGTCTCTTCCTTGTCCTCTCCATACTGCACTGTGTGATTCTGAGAGTCTTCTTCATCAGAGCTATCCCTGAATCCAGGTGGAGGAGCCGCAATGGCCATGTTCAGAGAATGCAAGAGGAAGTCGTCTTCATTGTCATCCCCTTCCGGAGGTGGGAGCGATGTCAAGTCAATGATGTCATCACTGGAACCCGAAAGGCTGAGAAGAGCAGGCCTGTTGATCTCTCCCACCATCATGTCTTCCTCACAGCTGACGTCATCCTCATCTTCAGCATCGTCTGTGTTCTCTGCATAGCAAATGTCATGCAGCAGGGGCTCCTCTATTCCTTCCGcagctccaaatattttgccatcGTTCAAACCTGCATAAACGGAATTTGCAGCAAACTGAATGCTTTCAGCGTCAGGGGACAACTCCAAACTCTTGATGTCGTTGGCATGGCTTATATAAAGAGCTCTCTGCTTTTCCAGTGCTTCTGGACTTTCATCCAATAGTCTTTCATAGCCAAGGGTTTGGGGGTTAATGCCATCCAAACTGTGATCTCCAAAAATAAAGGATACTTTTGCAGCTCTTGGAGATCCCTGCGTTTTCTTGTTTGATTCTATTCCTCCTGAGTATGACAGTGCAGATTGCTGGTTTAAATTTTGGTTCTCTTCTTCTGCCTCTGCAGAGTCCTCTTGTTTGGCCAGCTGCTGATCAAGGACACTAGAATTATAAACACTCTCTATGTACAAGTGCCTGTGTTCTTTTGGGCAGAAAGTGCTGTCATTAGCATCTGCAGTTTTTTGTCTCGAGTCTATATACATGTGCACCTCCTGCTCTCCTTCCGCTGGGAATGTTGTCGTTTTTGCTACACAGTTCCACTCGGGTCCATGGAGGTTATGCTTCCCCTTTGTTTCAGCCCCTAAAAAATGGAACAGGGGGGTAGAGAAGAAAGGCAAATTATCCAATCAATTTATGCTATCTCGCCAACTTCAGATTAGATTGCTATTCCTAAACAACCATGTTTTAAGATTGATCCTTTCCATATAACCTTGAAATAAGTTTCTAGCAGTTGCCTATTCTTAGGCTACTTCTTACTTCTCAAAGAAATCAAACGCTGAATTCTTATTGTGAGAATAAATCAAAAACTCAACCCATTTTGATTGCGTAACCTAACAAGCAGACTTAATAATTCTACTTGGGTTGGTTGACACCCCGATACCGATAAGGGAATTTATATGGCTCTGAAGTCACTTTCAAGTTCAACATGCCACCTGCAAATCGGATTTGCCAAGATACATACTTTTGCTTTCCTAGAAGGTCTCTGCTGACTGAAAGCAAAACTTACCTGAAAGGTAAACTGGTACATCATTTTGTATGTCTGTGTAGTCATCACATGATAAGTATACATTACCTGCTTCACGGTTTCCACTATTTTTCTTGCAGGCCATGTTAAATATTGAACGCCTGGAATCAACTAAAAGTCTATAATATCCAGCGGTTAAACAGGCAAGATTCATGGCATCTGACGATTCCATTAGCAAAGTGATTGGctaagggaaagggggggaaagcacagcAAAGTCAAGGCTATAATCTCTGGTGGGGTGCCAGATTTAGAGCACAAATTggtttgtatgtttttttaaaaaagaaaaatagtaagAAAATATTCTAGATGGAATTAAATTGATAGTATGATCCTAACCAAGCTTAACCACAAGCAATTTCCAATAAGTTGAATGGGATTTCCATGAATTTGAGAGAGGCATCCTTATATGTCAGACCCACCCCTGCTACACACTCTGTGTTTTCCAGGCACAACATATCTTGTGATCTTGACTTCCATGTCTTATAACATCAAAATAATAGCAGTAGAAGGTGAAAAGATTTAAGAGGTGTTCCAGAATGGACACTTGAAATTATGAATGTTCATTTTTTTAGGTGGAACTGCCAATTGAGGCAACTGAGATCTGTTTTCTTaaggccccaccccaccccccaattattGGTCCAGGACCATTGTGGACTGTGTTTTCTTCTGTCCCAGTTCTCAGGGGATAAGCTGTAGAGATAAACTGAGACAAATTCAGGCCATGCATCAATTCCTTTAATTAAGAATCTCACACCTAACAACCCTATAACTGTATATGGGACTGGATGCTTTTAGAAATCTACCACAGTTCAGTATTTTGCTAACAATTGGCTCTGTGCCATTCCCACAATGGTAGAGCATGTAAAATATTAGCTCATATGAAAAACACATTTTCTGCTCGCTTTTGGTCAAAAAGTTTCACTTCTAAACAGTCATTCATTTTACACTGAATGACAAGAGTTTTGGTATAAAGCCACTCAGAGCTGTCTTGGGGGGGAAATAGCACAAGTTAACAAAATATGGTGAATTCTTAGTTTGGTGGTTTAGAAAGAGCAaggctgcattttatttttcaatgttTGAAAAAGGTTTgttgatatttatttttctgaggAGATGTGCCGAGGTTAATGTTTCCCAAATGCTTCCAAAATCCATTGGAGCATTATGCAAATAAACTGTTGCTGGTCACTTCTTTCACAAAAGAAGTACTGAGActgaaaataaacattaaaaagaagagaaaaacaaatattcttcaaaataataattgtaattatGGTACTTCTAATCAGAGAATAAAGTTCAAGCTAAGCTTGTTTACAACTACATAGTGAGCTTTGACAGTAAGATTATTATTTCAATGTACgacaagaaaatgaaaagaaaggctAATTGAACTAGACCTGATGCTGAATTTGATGGATCACCAAATTTAAAGGGATAATTGAACTCTCCTTTTTTATTCTTACGATGCAGAGCTGAGTGTCTTACTGAAACAATTGTGACATTCAACTTACTTTTACATCTAGCACATGAAGCTCAACTCGAACAATAGTTTCATCTTCTGTAAACATCTCAATTCTGTTCACGTGGCTGAAATCTGCCAGCAGAGCTACTAGATTTGTTTTGGTGTTTATTACGTGGCTGATACCATATCGTGGCCCCACTAACAGTGTCACCTCGGAACGTTTTTCACCCTGCTGCAACACAGGAAGCAAAAAGAGAAGGGGTTTTCACAAAGCAAGGAAACACATGTGGATTTAAATCAGTTTACCTCCACTTAAATCAGCATTATGCATCAAATCCACAATATCTATAACTTAACCAGCTAGGTTGTGGATCCTCAGAGAAAATAATTTTACAAGATTTTCATCTGTGTATATACTTGGTACTAAGGGAtgaaaaatctatttaaaaagtACCTGATTGAAATGAGCCTGCTGGAAGCTGTACTAAAGCTATTGCATGATTTGGCTCAATATTACTTGTGAAGCAAATGATTAATTGTCTTATTAATTAGCCACTTGCAGAATActcagcaaacattaaaaaatgatgGTGAGGGAAAGCCTACCAATAACGTTGCTTTGAATACACGGCCCCCATAAAGCCGTAGATCACTGAGGAACTTGAGATAGTGTACCTTGGCTTGCAGAGCAGAAAGCTGaagatagagagagaaaacaatCAAATGACCATAGGAGTTAGGCGCAATGGTGACTATAATTCACTATAGTTTTATTACACACCCCAGGCA from Podarcis raffonei isolate rPodRaf1 chromosome 4, rPodRaf1.pri, whole genome shotgun sequence includes these protein-coding regions:
- the FRMPD4 gene encoding FERM and PDZ domain-containing protein 4 isoform X1, which produces MDVFSFVKIAKLSGHRTKSSGWPPPSGTWTLNQGSSYGWEMTANRDGRDYFNHITQSAPFDDPRLDSCQITPPAPRKVEMRRDPVLGFGFVAGSEKPVVVRSVTPGGPSEGKLIPGDQIIMINDEPVNTAPRERVIDLVRSCKESILLTVIQPYPSPKSAFISAAKKARLKSNPVKVRFSEEVIINGQVSETVKDNSLLFMPNVLKVYLENGQTKSFRFDCSTSIKDVILTLQEKLSIKCIEHFSLMLEQKTDGSGTKLLLLHEQETLTQVTQRPSSHKMRCLFRISFVPKDPIDLLRRDAVAFEYLYVQSCNDVVQERFGPELKYDIALRLAALQMYIATVTTKHTQKISLKYIEKEWGLETFLPSAVLQSMKEKNIKKALSHLVKANQNLVPPGKKLSALQAKVHYLKFLSDLRLYGGRVFKATLLQGEKRSEVTLLVGPRYGISHVINTKTNLVALLADFSHVNRIEMFTEDETIVRVELHVLDVKPITLLMESSDAMNLACLTAGYYRLLVDSRRSIFNMACKKNSGNREAGAETKGKHNLHGPEWNCVAKTTTFPAEGEQEVHMYIDSRQKTADANDSTFCPKEHRHLYIESVYNSSVLDQQLAKQEDSAEAEEENQNLNQQSALSYSGGIESNKKTQGSPRAAKVSFIFGDHSLDGINPQTLGYERLLDESPEALEKQRALYISHANDIKSLELSPDAESIQFAANSVYAGLNDGKIFGAAEGIEEPLLHDICYAENTDDAEDEDDVSCEEDMMVGEINRPALLSLSGSSDDIIDLTSLPPPEGDDNEDDFLLHSLNMAIAAPPPGFRDSSDEEDSQNHTVQYGEDKEETNNAGSDDIPVSLIDAVPTNTEGKSEKGLDDAVVSTLQALEALAASEEQQTNDNSGVAILRAYSPESSSDSGNETNSSEMTETSELATAQKLSENATRLFLPTNEGYQPLVEQQAEFSITKSQAGGLLLKSVQSSANQQVAELQSKVVPSKQILHSDNMEMEPETMETKSVTEYFSKLHMGSVIYSCTTKRKNKAAEGEGKATPDGNVVMKKQPGAKKTEADEQKGKVSTLSSREGQRISTFNVERTAFRKDGQRWYAASDEGAAEKPNSETVKGKAVPRVSSLGKTEVDCKEEMHPEISPSGALGHGPDEHFVSDVTTLSSPKERNDSEDANSPGDGHLPKLPEAEQSMTRLCEYHLAKRMSSLQSEGHFSLQSSQCSSVDAGCSTGSSTCGTPVESHLCTSDAKHIIPDSAGKGLSYIIPADERAAMLSSHGATYKELHQQPETVCHRMAVPVMHPTVNSADPLFGTLRDGCHRIPKIKETTAFTEPVTGRQGSMSSAFPNQPRADSITLSSHIHSESKVPSRNQDSFDVPKVNQSGGVAVSLWPYEMMGGSLRMPHNRKVLRRSSSVTAESTSLETFLGKKKAPVSVLCTDIAEAGGSTKSEKRGELPLGKTLSKSYSQSSVNVSSVGSKISPVLNAIRKESKQYRTLPLRKLDASNWKCRGPFSYCFLARGNAEEDEDEDEHRGGARLSFLYRPEIQCQVAELSPQPPSIESEENGKEGTKTGSDAESSPSSKSTRGDQDGQTDRNLSDMSFDARIARLGVMKEKNYAVPDGFLAAQKDANELLCLVRSCMGKREDHSEAYDLKLSQYKQLLSVESRQLGSACRKMAMAEKSPEEMLAAMTSSFQVLCCLTEACMRLVKIMNSETQQEEIVAKIDEVVINYICLLKAAEAVSGKTSGNSSIKLLARNSTTMATIVSTLTRSLKMLLNK
- the FRMPD4 gene encoding FERM and PDZ domain-containing protein 4 isoform X2, with protein sequence MTANRDGRDYFNHITQSAPFDDPRLDSCQITPPAPRKVEMRRDPVLGFGFVAGSEKPVVVRSVTPGGPSEGKLIPGDQIIMINDEPVNTAPRERVIDLVRSCKESILLTVIQPYPSPKSAFISAAKKARLKSNPVKVRFSEEVIINGQVSETVKDNSLLFMPNVLKVYLENGQTKSFRFDCSTSIKDVILTLQEKLSIKCIEHFSLMLEQKTDGSGTKLLLLHEQETLTQVTQRPSSHKMRCLFRISFVPKDPIDLLRRDAVAFEYLYVQSCNDVVQERFGPELKYDIALRLAALQMYIATVTTKHTQKISLKYIEKEWGLETFLPSAVLQSMKEKNIKKALSHLVKANQNLVPPGKKLSALQAKVHYLKFLSDLRLYGGRVFKATLLQGEKRSEVTLLVGPRYGISHVINTKTNLVALLADFSHVNRIEMFTEDETIVRVELHVLDVKPITLLMESSDAMNLACLTAGYYRLLVDSRRSIFNMACKKNSGNREAGAETKGKHNLHGPEWNCVAKTTTFPAEGEQEVHMYIDSRQKTADANDSTFCPKEHRHLYIESVYNSSVLDQQLAKQEDSAEAEEENQNLNQQSALSYSGGIESNKKTQGSPRAAKVSFIFGDHSLDGINPQTLGYERLLDESPEALEKQRALYISHANDIKSLELSPDAESIQFAANSVYAGLNDGKIFGAAEGIEEPLLHDICYAENTDDAEDEDDVSCEEDMMVGEINRPALLSLSGSSDDIIDLTSLPPPEGDDNEDDFLLHSLNMAIAAPPPGFRDSSDEEDSQNHTVQYGEDKEETNNAGSDDIPVSLIDAVPTNTEGKSEKGLDDAVVSTLQALEALAASEEQQTNDNSGVAILRAYSPESSSDSGNETNSSEMTETSELATAQKLSENATRLFLPTNEGYQPLVEQQAEFSITKSQAGGLLLKSVQSSANQQVAELQSKVVPSKQILHSDNMEMEPETMETKSVTEYFSKLHMGSVIYSCTTKRKNKAAEGEGKATPDGNVVMKKQPGAKKTEADEQKGKVSTLSSREGQRISTFNVERTAFRKDGQRWYAASDEGAAEKPNSETVKGKAVPRVSSLGKTEVDCKEEMHPEISPSGALGHGPDEHFVSDVTTLSSPKERNDSEDANSPGDGHLPKLPEAEQSMTRLCEYHLAKRMSSLQSEGHFSLQSSQCSSVDAGCSTGSSTCGTPVESHLCTSDAKHIIPDSAGKGLSYIIPADERAAMLSSHGATYKELHQQPETVCHRMAVPVMHPTVNSADPLFGTLRDGCHRIPKIKETTAFTEPVTGRQGSMSSAFPNQPRADSITLSSHIHSESKVPSRNQDSFDVPKVNQSGGVAVSLWPYEMMGGSLRMPHNRKVLRRSSSVTAESTSLETFLGKKKAPVSVLCTDIAEAGGSTKSEKRGELPLGKTLSKSYSQSSVNVSSVGSKISPVLNAIRKESKQYRTLPLRKLDASNWKCRGPFSYCFLARGNAEEDEDEDEHRGGARLSFLYRPEIQCQVAELSPQPPSIESEENGKEGTKTGSDAESSPSSKSTRGDQDGQTDRNLSDMSFDARIARLGVMKEKNYAVPDGFLAAQKDANELLCLVRSCMGKREDHSEAYDLKLSQYKQLLSVESRQLGSACRKMAMAEKSPEEMLAAMTSSFQVLCCLTEACMRLVKIMNSETQQEEIVAKIDEVVINYICLLKAAEAVSGKTSGNSSIKLLARNSTTMATIVSTLTRSLKMLLNK
- the FRMPD4 gene encoding FERM and PDZ domain-containing protein 4 isoform X3, with product MDVFSFVKIAKLSGHRTKSSGWPPPSGTWTLNQGSSYGWEMTANRDGRDYFNHITQSAPFDDPRLDSCQITPPAPRKVEMRRDPVLGFGFVAGSEKPVVVRSVTPGGPSEGKLIPGDQIIMINDEPVNTAPRERVIDLVRSCKESILLTVIQPYPSPKSAFISAAKKARLKSNPVKVRFSEEVIINGQVSETVKDNSLLFMPNVLKVYLENGQTKSFRFDCSTSIKDVILTLQEKLSIKCIEHFSLMLEQKTDGSGTKLLLLHEQETLTQVTQRPSSHKMRCLFRISFVPKDPIDLLRRDAVAFEYLYVQSCNDVVQERFGPELKYDIALRLAALQMYIATVTTKHTQKISLKYIEKEWGLETFLPSAVLQSMKEKNIKKALSHLVKANQNLVPPGKKLSALQAKVHYLKFLSDLRLYGGRVFKATLLQGEKRSEVTLLVGPRYGISHVINTKTNLVALLADFSHVNRIEMFTEDETIVRVELHVLDVKPITLLMESSDAMNLACLTAGYYRLLVDSRRSIFNMACKKNSGNREAGAETKGKHNLHGPEWNCVAKTTTFPAEGEQEVHMYIDSRQKTADANDSTFCPKEHRHLYIESVYNSSVLDQQLAKQEDSAEAEEENQNLNQQSALSYSGGIESNKKTQGSPRAAKVSFIFGDHSLDGINPQTLGYERLLDESPEALEKQRALYISHANDIKSLELSPDAESIQFAANSVYAGLNDGKIFGAAEGIEEPLLHDICYAENTDDAEDEDDVSCEEDMMVGEINRPALLSLSGSSDDIIDLTSLPPPEGDDNEDDFLLHSLNMAIAAPPPGFRDSSDEEDSQNHTVQYGEDKEETNNAGSDDIPVSLIDAVPTNTEGKSEKGLDDAVVSTLQALEALAASEEQQTNDNSGVAILRAYSPESSSDSGNETNSSEMTETSELATAQKLSENATRLFLPTNEGYQPLVEQQAEFSITKSQAGGLLLKSVQSSANQQVAELQSKVVPSKQILHSDNMEMEPETMETKSVTEYFSKLHMGSVIYSCTTKRKNKAAEGEGKATPDGNVVMKKQPGAKKTEADEQKGKVSTLSSREGQRISTFNVERTAFRKDGQRWYAASDEGAAEKPNSETVKGKAVPRVSSLGKTEVDCKEEMHPEISPSGALGHGPDEHFVSDVTTLSSPKERNDSEDANSPGDGHLPKLPEAEQSMTRLCEYHLAKRMSSLQSEGHFSLQSSQCSSVDAGCSTGSSTCGTPVESHLCTSDAKHIIPDSAGKGLSYIIPADERAAMLSSHGATYKELHQQPETVCHRMAVPVMHPTVNSADPLFGTLRDGCHRIPKIKETTV